The genomic interval CATGTCTGGGAGGCCGGGGCGCACGCCGAGGCTCTGTGGCTCAGCGTCTCACCTGGCTGGTGGCGACGCGGGTTGGGATCGGGACTGCTGGCCTATGCCGCCTCTGACGCCGCCCGGAGCGGCATCCCGCTGGTCAGCGCCAATTCCGGCCACAGCCAAGGTCATCTCATCCCGCTGTTGCAACGGGCGGGGTTCACGCCTTCAGGCGGCTGGCTGACCCTGCGGCAGTCCGTCGCCCCGTGATGGCGGTGCGAACGCCTCTCCAACTCCAGCTTGCCTGCGGGGGTCCGTTCCCTGACTGAGAACGGACCCCCCTCGCATTTTCTGCCCTCCGGGACACTTCCCTCCCCCGCCCCGGCGTAGACTCCACTCATGAAGTGGCTGCGCGACCAGAGCCTCGCTACAGTAGTGGAGAAGGTGGAAGCGGGCGAGCGCCTCTCCTTTGACGAGGGGCTGCGGCTCTACCACACCCGTGACCTCAATGCGCTGATGCGGCTGGCAAACCTGCAAAAGGAGCGGCTGCACGGCGACAAGGTCTATTTCGTGCATTCCATGCGGCTGGAGTTCACCAACATCTGCTACGTGGGCTGCACCTTCTGCGCCTTCGCCGCCCGCAAGGGCGAGGAGCGGGCCTGGGACTACTCGCCCGAGGAAGTCGCCGCGCAGGTCCGCCGCCGTTATCTGCCCGGCATCACCGAACTGCACATGAGCAGCGGGCACCACCCCAATCACCCGTGGGACTACTACCCCGAGATGGTGCGCCAGCTTCGGCAGAACTTCCCCGACCTCCAGGTCAAGGCGTTTACGGCGGCCGAGATCGAGCACCTCGCCAAGATCAGCAAGAAGCCCACCCTGGAAGTGCTGCGCGAGCTTCAGGCGGCGGGCCTCGCGGCGATGCCGGGGGGCGGCGCGGAGATTTTCGCCGACCGGGTGCGGCGGCAGGTCGCCAAGAACAAGGTCAAGGCCGAGAAGTGGCTGCAAATCCACCGCGAGGCCCACTCGCTGGGCATGCGGACAAACGCGACCATGCTCTACGGCCACATCGAGACGCTGGAGGAGCGGCTGGACCACATGCACCGCCTGCGGGAGTTGCAGGACGAGACGGGCGGCTTCCACGCCTTTATCCCGCTCGCTTTCCAGCCGCTGGGGAACACGCTCGCGCAGAACCTCGGCAAGACCGACTTCACGACCGGGCTGGACGACCTGCGGAACCTCGCGGTGGCCCGCATCTACCTCGACAATTTCCCGCACATCAAGGGCTACTGGGTGATGATCGGCTCGGAGCTGACGCAGGTGAGCCTGGACTGGGGCGTCTCTGACATCGACGGCACCATTCAGGAGGAGCACATCGCGCACGCGGCAGGGGCGACCTCCCCGATGGCGCTGTCGCAGGCGGGCATGGTGAAGATGATTCAGGATGCCGGGCGGGTGCCGGTGCTGCGCGACGCCTACTACCACGAACTGGAGACCTTCTCCCGTTCCGGCGCGGAGGCCGCCGACTAGGTGAAGCCCGGTGAGCGACCTCGACGCCGTGCTGAGGCTGGACGACGCCTGGAACGCCGCCTACCATCGCCGCGACCCGTCGGCGCTGGCAGAAATGCTCGCCGACGACTGGGTGGGCTTTTTCCCCGACGGGCGGGCGGTGTTCAGGGCCGAGTTGCTGGAGGGCATGCGCCAGAATCCCCCCGCCGCCCTGATGTTCGAGCGCCACGCAGCGCGGGTTCACGGGGATGCGGCCTTCACGCGCGGCACGCTGTATGCGAACGGCGTGCGGGTGCAGAGCTTTTTCCGGGTGTACGCCCGGCGGGAGGGGAAGTGGCGGGCGGTGGGCGTGCAGGTGGTGGCATGACATCCCTCCCCCCGTTGCTGACGTTTGACGCCCTCATTCGGAAGTTACGAGACATGCCCTGGCCGCAAGAGGTCTTCATCGTGGCTATAGATGGCTACCGGGGCAGTGGCAAACGCGCCTTGGCTGAACGGCTTTCCCTTGCGCTGGGTGCGCAAGTGCTGCATGGTGATGACTTCTACCGGTCCATGCCAGAGGAGCAGCGAGCAGGCCTGTCACCCGAGCAGGGTTATATGCAGTACCTCGAGTGGCAACGCCTGCGGGCCGAATTGACAACGGTCAGAAACGGCAGCAGTGGTTCTTTTCTGGCTTACGACTGGGCAGGCACTGGGCCACGACAGATTCATTTCTCCCCGGAGGGCTGGCTGATCGTGGAAGGTGTCTCCACCTTACGGCCGGAACTGCGGCATCTGTATGACCTGAAGGTGTACGTAGATACCCCAGAAGAACTGCGGCAGAGCCGACTGACCGCACGCAGCGGGAGCGCTGAATGGGTCAAGCGCTGGAAAGCTGCCGAAGACTGGTATCACGAACATCACCATCCCGCCCTGGCAGCCGATGTGGTGATTTCGGGAGTGAACGCATGACCTACCGCGCGGGATGGATTCACTACACCAACGTCGCCCCCATCCTTGACCCCCTCGTGCTGCCGCCGGGCGTCACGGCGATCACCGGGGTGCCCACCGAGATGAACTCGGCCCTGCTCTCGGGCCGGGTGGACATCGCCAACATCAGCGCGGTGGAGTTCATCCGGCACGCCGACCGTCTGGAGGCGCTGCCGGACTTCAGCGTGGCGGTCCTGGGCGCGGTGTACTCGGTCAACCTCTTTCATACCCGGCCGCTGGAGGACCTGCGGCGGGTCGCCCTGACCGCGCAGTCGTCCATGAGCGTGGCGCTGCTGGAAGTGCTGCTGCGGGAGCGCGGCCTCTCGCCCAGGCTGGAGCGGGCCGAGGGCGAGGCCGAGGAACTGCTGGCCTCCGGGTACGACGGCGTGCTGCGCATCGGAGACAGCGCCCTGCGCGAGTGGTACGGGGTGGCCGGGCCGCTCACACCTGAGCGCAGCATGACCGCGCTGCCCAACGCGGCGCGGGGGATCACCGTGACCGACCTCGCGCAGGAGTGGTTCGCGCTGACCGGGCACCCCTTCGTCTTTGCGGTGTGGGCGTATCGCAAGGAGAACCCGCCGCCCGCCGCCCTCTTACAGGCGATGCGGGAGGCGCGGCGCCAGGGGCTGGGGCACCTCGCGGACGTATCGGCGCGGCACGCGGCCAAGCTGGGGCTGCCGGAACGGGTGGTGCAGCACTACCTGTGGAACTTCCGCTACCACCTTGAAGCGCCCGACCGCCTGGGGCTGGCCGAGTTCGCGGCCCTCGCTGAGCCGGGGCACGCGCGGCTGAGCTTCGGGCCACGGCCGGGGGAACCCTCGGGGCTGGCCGCGCAGCCCTGAAGCGGGCATGAAGGGACGCCCCGGCCCCCACCGGGCCACGGCCTCACCCCTGGCCCCTACGCTGCCTCCATGACCGACATTCTCTGGGGACTGGGCGGCATGGCCGTGCTGCTGGGACTGGCGCTCCTGCTGAGTACGGATCGCCGCCGGGTGAACTGGCGCACCGTGCTGGGGGCCTTGGCCCTTCAGATCGCCTTCGCGCTGATCGTGCTGCGCTGGCCGCTGGGACGGCAGGCGCTCGACGCCGTGTCGCGGGGGGTGCAGGCCATCATCGGCAACGCGCAGGAGGGCATCAACTTCGTCTTCGGCAACCTCACGAACGGGGCGCTGGAGGGGGTGGGGTTCGTCTTCGCCTTTGGGGTGCTGCCGGTGATCGTGTTTTTCAGTGCGCTGATCGCGGTGCTCTATCACATCGGCGTGATGCAGGCGGTCGTGCGGGTGCTGGGCGGCGGCCTGAGCAAGCTGCTGGGCACCAGCCGGGGCGAGAGCCTGTCGGCCACCGCCAACATCTTCGTGGGGCAAACCGAGGCGCCGCTGGTCGTGCGGCCCTACATCGAGCGCATGACCCGCTCGGAGCTGTTCGCGGTGATGGTGGGCGGCCTGGCGAGCGTGGCGGGCAGCGTGCTGGTGGGCTATTCGCTGCTGGGGGTGCGGCTGGACTACCTGATCGCCGCCTCCTTCATGGCCGCTCCCGCTGGATTGCTGATGGCGAAACTGATGCTGCCGGAGAAGGACACGCCGCAGAACTACAAGGGCGAGGTGCCCGGCGACCCCGAGGGCGGCCCGGTGAACGCCATCGACGCGGCGGCGCGGGGCGCGAGTGATGGGCTGGGGCTGGCGCTGAACGTGGGGGCCATGCTGATCGCCTTTATCGGGCTGATCGCGCTGCTGAACACGCTGCTCGGGGCTCTGGGCGGCGTGTTCGGCTTTCCCGACCTCAGCGTGCAGCTGCTGCTGGGCTACCTCTTCGCGCCCCTCGCGTTCGTGATGGGCGTCCCCTGGGGTGAGGCGGCCACGGCGGGCAGCTTCATCGGGCAGAAACTCGTGACCAACGAGTTCGTCGCCTTCGTCGAGTTCGCCGACGCGCTGAAGGAAGGCGCCTTCTCGCCCAAGGTGGAGGCCATCATCACCTTCGCCCTGTGCGGCTTCGCCAACCTCTCCAGCCTCGCCATCCTGCTGGGCGGCCTGGGCAGCCTCGCCCCCACGCGGCGCGGCGACATCGCCCAGCTCGGCCTGCGGGCGGTCGCGGCGGGCACGCTGGCGAACCTGCTGAGCGGCACGCTGGCGGGAATGCTGATCGGGTGAGGGAATACGGGGGGAACACCCCCTCCCTCATCCTGTTGCCTCGCAATGCCCCTCTCCCGTTGGGGAAGAGGGGCCAACTTCTGCCGCCGCAAACGCCGTCCTTTTCCTGTGTCCGCCGCTCTCAATATCCCCACCCAGCGCGTCCACGTCCCAGGCAGAAGAGCCGTTCGGCGCGTGGGCGCCCAAGCCTTTCCCCTGGAGAGAGGGGGTAAACCGCAATCAAGACCCCCTGCCCCTTACCCTGTCCCCATGCCCACCTCCCCCGACGCGACCTTCCGCGACCAAGTCCTCGCCCTCGTCGCCCGCATCCCCCCCGGCCGGGTGATGACCTACGGCCAGCTCGCCCTCCTCGCCGGACGTCCCGGTCCCGGCGGCGCCCGGCTCGCGGGGTTCGTGCTGGGCAGCCTTGCGGGAAGGGCGCAGAGTGGTGAAACCGACCTTCCCTGGCAGCGGGTCATCAACGCGCAGGGCAAGGTCAGCACCCACAAACTCGGCTTCGGGGACGTGCAGGAGCAGCTGCTGGAGGCCGAGGGCGTGACATTCGACGCCTCGGGCCGCTGCGACCTCGCCCGGTGGCAGTGGTGGCCGCCAGAGGACGGGCGGGACGCGGCGCCTGAACCGCTGCTCTAACCCCGACCGATTGCAGCCCCCGGAGCACAACGTCCCCCTGGCCCCGGCGTATTCTGGGGGCTATGAAGCGAACGAGGCGGCAGAGATGGGTGGCAGGCGACGTCCTGTCCTGGGTGCTGGGCGTGACGCTCGGCTTGATTCTGGGCATCGCACTCCTGATCGTGGCTCCCCGGCTGGGGCAGGCGCAGGGCGAGGCCAATGCGGGCGAAGAGGGCACCATCATCGCGCAGGGTGAGAACCAGACGGGCGCGGACGCGACCGGGTCCGAGTCCGAGGACGTGGCCTCGTCCGAGGGCACCAGCGAGGGACAGGCAGGCAGCGCGGGCAGCACGCAGGAAGGTGAAGCCGCCGCCGAGAGGCAGGGCGGCCAGAGCGCTGGAATGGGCACGAACAGCGGCGACGAGGCCGAGGAGGGCGTGACGAGTACCGAGCAGGGGGCACAGGCCGAGGCCGACACCGCTGCCGGGGAAACCAGCACTAACGAGGCCAACACCGACGCCGTGTCCACCACCGACCAGACCGGGGCCGGGGCCACTGTCGCGCCGCTGGGCACCGCCGAGGCCGACGAGGCCCGCGCCACCGGCGAGATCGGCTCCTCGACCGCGCAGAACACCGGCGAGGGCAACACCGCCGAGGAAGCCGTCACCGGCCAGCCCACCGACTCGGCGGGTGACACCGGCGCGGGGCAGACCATCTTCGCCAGCAACTGTGCGGGCTGCCACGGCGCGAACGGGCAGGGCGGCTTCGGCCCCAGCCTGGTCACGGCCGACGGCCCCAAGAGCTGGACGCTGGCGCAGTTCACGACCACCCTGCGCGAGGGCAAGACCCCCGAGCGCGAACTCGCGCCCACCATGCCCCGCTACTCGGAAGCGCAGATCAGCGACGCGCAGATCGTGGACCTGCACGCC from Deinococcus terrestris carries:
- a CDS encoding uridine kinase family protein — translated: MTSLPPLLTFDALIRKLRDMPWPQEVFIVAIDGYRGSGKRALAERLSLALGAQVLHGDDFYRSMPEEQRAGLSPEQGYMQYLEWQRLRAELTTVRNGSSGSFLAYDWAGTGPRQIHFSPEGWLIVEGVSTLRPELRHLYDLKVYVDTPEELRQSRLTARSGSAEWVKRWKAAEDWYHEHHHPALAADVVISGVNA
- a CDS encoding MGMT family protein codes for the protein MPTSPDATFRDQVLALVARIPPGRVMTYGQLALLAGRPGPGGARLAGFVLGSLAGRAQSGETDLPWQRVINAQGKVSTHKLGFGDVQEQLLEAEGVTFDASGRCDLARWQWWPPEDGRDAAPEPLL
- the mqnE gene encoding aminofutalosine synthase MqnE, which codes for MKWLRDQSLATVVEKVEAGERLSFDEGLRLYHTRDLNALMRLANLQKERLHGDKVYFVHSMRLEFTNICYVGCTFCAFAARKGEERAWDYSPEEVAAQVRRRYLPGITELHMSSGHHPNHPWDYYPEMVRQLRQNFPDLQVKAFTAAEIEHLAKISKKPTLEVLRELQAAGLAAMPGGGAEIFADRVRRQVAKNKVKAEKWLQIHREAHSLGMRTNATMLYGHIETLEERLDHMHRLRELQDETGGFHAFIPLAFQPLGNTLAQNLGKTDFTTGLDDLRNLAVARIYLDNFPHIKGYWVMIGSELTQVSLDWGVSDIDGTIQEEHIAHAAGATSPMALSQAGMVKMIQDAGRVPVLRDAYYHELETFSRSGAEAAD
- a CDS encoding nuclear transport factor 2 family protein is translated as MSDLDAVLRLDDAWNAAYHRRDPSALAEMLADDWVGFFPDGRAVFRAELLEGMRQNPPAALMFERHAARVHGDAAFTRGTLYANGVRVQSFFRVYARREGKWRAVGVQVVA
- a CDS encoding menaquinone biosynthetic enzyme MqnA/MqnD family protein, whose amino-acid sequence is MTYRAGWIHYTNVAPILDPLVLPPGVTAITGVPTEMNSALLSGRVDIANISAVEFIRHADRLEALPDFSVAVLGAVYSVNLFHTRPLEDLRRVALTAQSSMSVALLEVLLRERGLSPRLERAEGEAEELLASGYDGVLRIGDSALREWYGVAGPLTPERSMTALPNAARGITVTDLAQEWFALTGHPFVFAVWAYRKENPPPAALLQAMREARRQGLGHLADVSARHAAKLGLPERVVQHYLWNFRYHLEAPDRLGLAEFAALAEPGHARLSFGPRPGEPSGLAAQP
- a CDS encoding c-type cytochrome, which codes for MKRTRRQRWVAGDVLSWVLGVTLGLILGIALLIVAPRLGQAQGEANAGEEGTIIAQGENQTGADATGSESEDVASSEGTSEGQAGSAGSTQEGEAAAERQGGQSAGMGTNSGDEAEEGVTSTEQGAQAEADTAAGETSTNEANTDAVSTTDQTGAGATVAPLGTAEADEARATGEIGSSTAQNTGEGNTAEEAVTGQPTDSAGDTGAGQTIFASNCAGCHGANGQGGFGPSLVTADGPKSWTLAQFTTTLREGKTPERELAPTMPRYSEAQISDAQIVDLHAYIKTLN
- a CDS encoding NupC/NupG family nucleoside CNT transporter; translated protein: MTDILWGLGGMAVLLGLALLLSTDRRRVNWRTVLGALALQIAFALIVLRWPLGRQALDAVSRGVQAIIGNAQEGINFVFGNLTNGALEGVGFVFAFGVLPVIVFFSALIAVLYHIGVMQAVVRVLGGGLSKLLGTSRGESLSATANIFVGQTEAPLVVRPYIERMTRSELFAVMVGGLASVAGSVLVGYSLLGVRLDYLIAASFMAAPAGLLMAKLMLPEKDTPQNYKGEVPGDPEGGPVNAIDAAARGASDGLGLALNVGAMLIAFIGLIALLNTLLGALGGVFGFPDLSVQLLLGYLFAPLAFVMGVPWGEAATAGSFIGQKLVTNEFVAFVEFADALKEGAFSPKVEAIITFALCGFANLSSLAILLGGLGSLAPTRRGDIAQLGLRAVAAGTLANLLSGTLAGMLIG